From a single Halorhodospira halophila genomic region:
- the hemC gene encoding hydroxymethylbilane synthase, producing MAAESLRIATRRSQLAMWQAEHIAAELQRLHPGLEVELVPMSTRGDEILDQPLARIGGKGLFMKELEDGMLRGDADLAVHSMKDIPWRLPDGFALAAVSDRADPRDAFVSNHYTDLDELPHGARVGTASLRRQCQIMDRRPDLHIEVLRGNVQTRLRKLDDGVYDAIILAASGLDRLELTHRIAGRLTPEQSLPAVGQGALGIECREGDERVMKLVEGLNHEPTRIRISAERGMNARLEGSCQVPIGGYAELDGDEVHLRGLVGAVDGSEVIRGEIRGPAADAENLGRQLGDDLLARGADRILKALAEQP from the coding sequence ATGGCCGCTGAATCCCTGCGAATCGCCACCCGCCGTTCCCAGCTTGCCATGTGGCAGGCCGAGCACATCGCCGCCGAACTGCAGCGCCTGCACCCCGGCCTGGAGGTGGAGCTGGTCCCCATGTCCACCCGCGGCGACGAGATCCTCGATCAGCCGCTGGCGCGCATTGGCGGCAAGGGCTTGTTCATGAAGGAACTCGAGGACGGCATGCTGCGCGGCGACGCCGATCTGGCCGTGCACTCGATGAAGGACATCCCCTGGCGCCTGCCCGACGGCTTCGCCCTGGCCGCCGTCTCGGACCGGGCCGATCCGCGGGACGCCTTCGTCTCCAACCACTACACGGACCTGGATGAGCTCCCCCACGGCGCCCGGGTCGGTACGGCGAGCCTGCGCCGTCAATGCCAGATCATGGACCGCCGGCCCGACCTGCACATCGAGGTCCTGCGCGGCAACGTCCAGACCCGGCTGCGCAAGCTCGACGATGGCGTTTACGACGCCATCATCCTGGCCGCCTCCGGGCTCGACCGCCTGGAGCTGACGCACCGCATCGCCGGGCGCCTGACGCCGGAACAGAGCCTGCCTGCGGTGGGCCAGGGTGCGCTCGGCATCGAATGCCGGGAGGGCGACGAGCGGGTCATGAAACTCGTGGAGGGTCTCAACCACGAGCCCACCCGCATCCGCATCAGCGCCGAGCGGGGCATGAACGCCCGGCTCGAGGGCAGCTGCCAGGTTCCCATCGGCGGCTACGCCGAGCTCGACGGCGACGAGGTCCACCTGCGCGGTCTGGTGGGCGCCGTTGACGGCAGCGAAGTCATCCGGGGCGAGATCCGCGGCCCCGCCGCCGATGCCGAGAACCTGGGCCGCCAGCTGGGCGACGACCTACTTGCCCGCGGGGCCGACCGCATCCTCAAGGCCCTCGCCGAGCAGCCATGA
- a CDS encoding uroporphyrinogen-III synthase, with product MTGPLDGTGVVVSRPAHQAEGLAHALEEAGAEVWRFPTLEIAAEPDDAARQEAARQAAGADWLIFVSQNAVDHGLPRIRAAGGPAAHARCATVGRGTAEALRRNGIEEVLYPRHGATSEDLLEETELGSISSGRVMIVRGVGGRPHLAETLRDCGAEVGFLEVYRRIRPSADPTPLLAAAEADRVQVVIATSGEVLENFLELVGDRGRRWLARAAVVVIGDRVAVMASPHAGHVEIAATAAEEELTAATARAARAVAEIRSRRR from the coding sequence ATGACGGGGCCCCTGGACGGCACCGGCGTCGTCGTCAGCCGACCCGCCCACCAGGCGGAGGGTCTCGCTCACGCCCTGGAGGAGGCCGGCGCCGAGGTGTGGCGGTTTCCCACCCTGGAGATCGCCGCCGAGCCGGACGACGCGGCACGGCAGGAGGCAGCCCGGCAGGCCGCCGGCGCCGACTGGCTGATCTTCGTCAGTCAGAACGCCGTCGACCACGGGCTGCCACGCATCCGCGCCGCCGGTGGCCCCGCCGCCCACGCCCGCTGCGCCACCGTCGGCCGGGGCACCGCCGAGGCACTTCGTCGCAACGGCATCGAGGAGGTGCTCTACCCCCGCCATGGCGCCACGAGCGAGGATCTGCTGGAGGAAACGGAACTTGGCAGCATCAGCTCGGGGCGTGTCATGATAGTCCGCGGAGTCGGAGGGCGGCCGCACTTGGCCGAGACACTCCGCGACTGTGGCGCCGAGGTGGGTTTTCTGGAAGTCTATCGACGCATCCGGCCGTCGGCCGACCCCACCCCGCTGCTCGCGGCCGCCGAGGCCGACCGCGTTCAGGTCGTCATCGCCACCAGCGGCGAGGTTCTGGAGAACTTCCTGGAGCTCGTCGGGGACCGTGGCCGACGGTGGCTCGCCCGGGCTGCGGTGGTCGTCATCGGCGACCGGGTGGCGGTCATGGCGAGCCCCCACGCCGGACATGTCGAGATCGCGGCAACCGCGGCGGAAGAAGAGCTCACGGCGGCCACCGCACGCGCCGCCAGGGCCGTGGCAGAGATCAGGAGTAGGCGAAGATGA
- a CDS encoding uroporphyrinogen-III C-methyltransferase codes for MSNPNRPEDRNRPEDPNRGAQSSSESRSGDSPRRGDARPGQPAPQPGAATGSGSQESAGGGQSDTRPGEQPGEAGSSSDATGQERSSSAAASTQSSQEQASGGDDKEGKEDHKGKEQDSGKSGSGSGGGSDGGGGSRLSSTPEPRSRFTLWFVIVLLGGGTIAAGVYGYQLYEELQAAQQELDERVAAQEERDAELDETLEKAREQAEAAARLEEYLEDFDALAADVEAAKQASDDTADSLASLESRVDDLAARFDELGDAEGVGEAALGDLDARLTERMDEIESRLEERVEELAAAQEGLDEDMERLGARSEQEEEGWLKAEAGYLAQIAIHRVRHHHDVDSALAALRGADGLLAELGGESIPERQAIREAIDALLDYSGPDIGGIRERITARMDEINDLALTGDPGEGVAPDLPELDEAEEGWRGALSRAWSRLREGLGELVRVQHEEELEELLTPEQQYFLREGLRLQLESVLLALHSGDQESYRAGLERAAGWLERRFDTDDERVAEARDDLLDLADEPIRHDLPDIEPLLEPVKPF; via the coding sequence ATGAGCAACCCCAACCGTCCGGAGGACCGGAATCGCCCGGAGGATCCGAACCGCGGCGCGCAGAGTTCCTCCGAATCGCGCAGCGGTGATAGCCCGCGTCGCGGCGATGCCCGCCCAGGGCAGCCCGCCCCCCAGCCCGGCGCTGCCACCGGCAGCGGCAGCCAGGAGAGCGCCGGCGGTGGCCAGAGCGATACCCGGCCCGGTGAACAGCCGGGCGAGGCGGGCAGCAGCAGCGACGCCACCGGCCAGGAACGTTCCAGCAGCGCCGCCGCGAGCACCCAATCGAGCCAGGAGCAAGCCTCCGGCGGCGACGACAAGGAAGGCAAGGAGGACCACAAGGGTAAGGAGCAGGACAGCGGCAAGTCCGGCTCCGGAAGTGGCGGCGGCAGCGACGGAGGCGGTGGCAGTCGGCTGAGTTCCACCCCCGAACCGCGCAGCCGTTTCACCCTGTGGTTCGTCATCGTTCTGCTCGGCGGCGGCACCATTGCTGCGGGCGTCTACGGTTATCAGCTCTACGAGGAACTGCAGGCCGCTCAGCAAGAGCTCGACGAGCGCGTCGCCGCCCAGGAGGAGCGCGATGCCGAGCTCGACGAGACCCTTGAGAAGGCACGCGAGCAGGCCGAGGCCGCCGCCCGCCTGGAAGAGTACCTGGAGGACTTCGACGCCCTCGCCGCGGACGTCGAGGCAGCCAAGCAGGCTAGCGACGATACCGCCGATAGCCTGGCGTCACTGGAGTCCCGCGTGGACGATCTGGCCGCCCGGTTCGATGAGCTGGGCGATGCGGAGGGCGTCGGCGAGGCCGCGCTGGGGGATCTGGACGCGCGACTGACCGAGCGCATGGACGAGATCGAGTCCCGCCTTGAAGAGCGGGTCGAGGAACTTGCTGCGGCGCAGGAGGGGCTCGACGAGGACATGGAGCGCCTCGGGGCGCGCAGCGAGCAGGAAGAGGAAGGCTGGCTGAAGGCCGAGGCCGGCTACCTGGCGCAGATTGCCATCCACCGGGTCCGCCACCACCACGACGTGGATTCCGCCTTGGCCGCCCTGCGGGGCGCCGACGGCCTCCTGGCCGAACTCGGCGGCGAGAGCATCCCGGAGCGCCAAGCCATCCGCGAGGCCATCGACGCCCTGCTCGACTACTCCGGCCCGGATATTGGCGGCATCCGCGAGCGCATCACTGCGCGCATGGACGAGATCAATGACCTTGCCCTCACCGGCGATCCGGGCGAGGGCGTGGCCCCGGATCTGCCGGAGCTCGACGAAGCCGAGGAGGGCTGGCGGGGCGCTCTGAGTCGGGCCTGGAGCCGCCTGCGCGAGGGACTCGGTGAGCTGGTCCGGGTGCAACACGAGGAGGAGCTGGAAGAACTCCTCACCCCGGAGCAGCAGTACTTCCTGCGCGAGGGGCTGCGTCTGCAGCTGGAGAGCGTCCTGCTGGCACTGCACAGCGGCGACCAAGAGAGCTATCGCGCCGGGCTGGAGCGGGCCGCCGGGTGGCTGGAACGCCGCTTCGACACCGACGACGAGCGCGTCGCCGAGGCCAGAGACGACCTACTGGACTTGGCCGACGAGCCGATCCGGCACGACCTGCCGGATATCGAACCCCTCCTTGAACCAGTGAAGCCGTTCTGA
- a CDS encoding heme biosynthesis HemY N-terminal domain-containing protein yields the protein MRRLFIYLLILAGAVLTALYFNQQEGYVMLSVGPWRLEMSLLFSAVVLGLLVLLLYLALAALGRLWSMPRRLRSWQGQRRQESARTELTSGLLRFAEGDYDTAEKQLVHSARRSEAPLVNYLTAAIAAQRRGAREVRDGYLTTAEKSGPDANLAVRLLQAQLQAESGQWEEAQASVSAVLDKEPKHRRALELMIGCCRALGDWERLEPLLPRIDRQGILPKNELLDLNRWVARERLARASGEDKQALQEAWQDLSRGLRKDPEVLCAYVDGLITLGEVQSAEELIQKQLQKEWNPELLERYARLPADDTATYATRLEKAEGWIQAHRDDPKTLYAAGILALQAEQWDRARDYLQAAVDQTARPEYLRTLGALQEHLGDYDGARATYRLAMDLSGAGSDALPGLPGPAPEHPAAPELEEGRSDAPPDYAPGDDTEGRPRND from the coding sequence ATGCGCCGCCTGTTCATCTACCTACTGATCCTGGCCGGTGCCGTACTTACGGCGCTGTACTTCAACCAGCAGGAGGGCTACGTGATGCTCTCCGTGGGGCCTTGGCGGCTGGAGATGAGCTTGCTCTTCTCCGCCGTGGTCCTGGGGCTCTTGGTCCTCCTGCTCTACCTGGCCCTGGCCGCCCTTGGGCGGCTGTGGAGCATGCCGCGCCGGCTGCGTAGCTGGCAGGGCCAGCGGCGGCAGGAGTCGGCCCGCACAGAACTCACCTCCGGGCTGCTGCGCTTTGCCGAGGGTGACTACGACACCGCCGAAAAGCAGCTGGTGCACAGCGCCCGGCGCAGCGAGGCGCCCCTGGTGAACTACCTGACCGCGGCGATCGCCGCCCAGCGCCGGGGCGCCCGCGAGGTGCGGGACGGCTACCTGACCACGGCCGAGAAGAGCGGGCCCGACGCCAACCTGGCGGTCCGGCTGCTCCAGGCGCAGCTGCAGGCCGAATCGGGGCAGTGGGAAGAGGCTCAGGCGAGCGTGTCGGCCGTCCTCGATAAGGAGCCCAAGCATCGCCGGGCCCTGGAGCTGATGATCGGCTGCTGTCGCGCCCTGGGCGACTGGGAGCGGCTCGAGCCCCTGCTGCCGCGCATCGACCGCCAAGGCATCCTGCCCAAGAACGAACTCCTCGATCTCAACCGCTGGGTGGCCCGAGAGCGCCTGGCGCGGGCCTCCGGCGAGGACAAGCAGGCCCTGCAAGAGGCGTGGCAGGACCTGAGCCGGGGCCTGCGCAAGGATCCCGAGGTGCTCTGCGCCTACGTGGACGGGCTGATCACCCTCGGGGAGGTACAGAGCGCCGAGGAGCTCATCCAGAAGCAGCTGCAGAAGGAGTGGAACCCCGAGCTGCTCGAGCGCTACGCTCGCCTGCCGGCCGACGACACCGCCACCTACGCGACGCGGCTGGAGAAGGCCGAGGGCTGGATCCAAGCCCACCGGGACGATCCGAAGACCCTCTACGCCGCGGGCATCCTGGCCCTGCAGGCCGAGCAGTGGGACCGGGCCCGGGACTACCTGCAGGCCGCCGTGGACCAGACGGCCCGGCCGGAGTACCTGCGCACCCTCGGTGCCCTGCAGGAGCATCTGGGGGACTACGACGGGGCCCGGGCCACCTATCGCCTGGCCATGGACCTCTCCGGCGCCGGCAGCGACGCCCTCCCTGGTCTGCCGGGGCCCGCCCCGGAGCACCCGGCGGCGCCGGAGCTCGAGGAGGGCCGCTCGGACGCCCCCCCCGACTACGCCCCCGGCGACGACACCGAGGGGCGACCCCGCAACGACTGA
- a CDS encoding NADP-dependent malic enzyme — translation MSDDFKEAALEYHRQPTPGKIEVIPSKPLANQRDLALAYSPGVASACEAIVNDPREAAAMTTRGNLVAVITNGSAVLGLGNIGPLASKPVMEGKGVLFKKFAGIDVFDIEVDEPDAERFVDIVSALEPTFGGINLEDIKAPECFEIEEALKRRMNIPVFHDDQHGTAIITAAAIRNGLRVVGKRLEDVTLVCSGAGAAAIACLDLLVAMGLPREQITVTDRKGVVYKGRKEYMDPRKEGYARETAARSLREVIEGADIFLGLSAPGVLNAEMVNLMADRPIIMALANPVPEILPEEAREARPDAVLATGRSDYPNQVNNVLCFPFIFRGALDVGASAINEAMKIAAVEAIADLATEESSEEVVAAYGGRPWSFGADYLIPKPFDPRLISRVAPAVAHAAMESGVACRPINDFEAYRLQLQQYVFQSGLVMKPIFERAREQPKRVVYTDGEEERILRAVQLVVDENLARPIVVGRRRVVEKRLRQLGLRVQIDEDFELVDPEGDPRYRDYWQAYYHLMARRGVTPARARTVVRTRNTVIGALMVHLGDADALVGGIEGRYQRQMQHIQDVIGRRRGVRNLAAMNVLIMPKGTFFLADTYVNQDPNPHEIAEMTLLAADEVRRFGTTPKVALLSHSNFGTSSQPSAEKMRHALELIQDRDPALEVEGEMHGDAAISEEVRRRIFPDAQLEGEANLLIMPGLDAANISFNLLKATTDSVSVGPILLGTAKPAHLLTPSSTVRAIVNLTALSVVEAQMTEAVDAGKQT, via the coding sequence ATGTCCGACGACTTCAAAGAAGCCGCCCTCGAATACCACCGACAGCCAACCCCTGGCAAGATCGAGGTCATCCCCAGCAAACCGCTGGCTAACCAGCGTGACCTCGCCCTGGCCTACTCGCCCGGCGTGGCCTCGGCCTGCGAAGCCATTGTCAACGATCCCCGCGAGGCGGCCGCCATGACCACCCGGGGCAACCTGGTGGCGGTGATCACCAACGGCTCCGCCGTCCTCGGACTGGGCAACATCGGTCCGCTGGCGTCGAAGCCGGTGATGGAGGGCAAGGGCGTCCTGTTCAAGAAGTTCGCCGGCATCGATGTCTTCGATATCGAGGTCGACGAGCCGGACGCCGAGCGCTTCGTCGACATCGTCTCCGCCCTGGAGCCGACCTTCGGGGGCATCAACCTGGAGGACATCAAGGCGCCGGAGTGCTTCGAGATCGAGGAGGCCCTCAAGCGCCGGATGAACATCCCGGTCTTCCACGACGATCAACACGGCACCGCCATCATCACCGCCGCGGCCATCCGCAACGGCCTGCGCGTGGTGGGTAAGCGCCTGGAGGACGTCACCCTGGTCTGCTCCGGTGCCGGGGCGGCGGCTATCGCCTGCCTCGACCTGCTGGTGGCCATGGGCCTGCCCAGGGAGCAGATCACCGTCACCGATCGAAAGGGCGTGGTCTATAAGGGGCGCAAGGAGTACATGGATCCGCGCAAGGAGGGCTACGCCCGGGAGACGGCCGCGCGGAGCCTGCGTGAAGTGATCGAGGGTGCGGATATCTTCCTGGGCCTGTCGGCACCGGGGGTGCTCAACGCCGAGATGGTCAATCTGATGGCCGATCGGCCGATCATCATGGCGCTGGCCAATCCGGTCCCCGAGATCCTCCCCGAGGAGGCGCGGGAGGCCCGTCCCGATGCGGTGCTCGCCACCGGCCGCTCGGATTATCCGAACCAGGTGAACAACGTCCTGTGCTTCCCATTCATCTTCCGTGGGGCGCTGGACGTGGGCGCCAGCGCCATCAACGAGGCGATGAAGATCGCCGCGGTGGAGGCCATCGCCGACCTGGCCACCGAGGAGTCCTCCGAGGAAGTGGTGGCGGCCTACGGGGGGCGGCCCTGGAGCTTCGGGGCCGACTACCTGATCCCCAAGCCGTTCGACCCCCGGTTGATCAGCCGCGTGGCGCCGGCAGTGGCCCACGCCGCCATGGAGAGCGGGGTTGCCTGCCGGCCGATCAACGACTTCGAGGCCTATCGGCTGCAGCTGCAGCAGTACGTGTTCCAGTCGGGCCTGGTGATGAAGCCGATCTTCGAGCGCGCCCGCGAGCAGCCCAAGCGGGTGGTTTACACCGACGGCGAGGAGGAGCGCATCCTGCGCGCCGTGCAGCTGGTCGTGGACGAGAATCTGGCGCGGCCCATCGTGGTCGGGCGGCGGCGAGTGGTCGAGAAGCGGCTGCGTCAGCTCGGCCTGCGCGTGCAGATCGACGAGGACTTCGAGCTGGTCGACCCGGAGGGCGACCCGCGCTACCGCGACTACTGGCAGGCGTACTACCACCTGATGGCCCGCCGCGGTGTGACCCCGGCGCGGGCACGGACCGTGGTGCGCACGCGCAATACCGTCATCGGTGCGCTGATGGTCCACTTGGGCGATGCAGATGCCCTGGTCGGCGGTATCGAGGGGCGCTACCAGCGGCAGATGCAGCATATCCAGGACGTTATCGGTCGACGCCGTGGGGTGCGGAACCTGGCGGCCATGAACGTGCTGATCATGCCCAAGGGGACTTTCTTCCTGGCGGACACCTACGTCAACCAGGATCCCAACCCCCACGAGATTGCCGAGATGACCCTGCTGGCCGCCGATGAGGTGCGCCGTTTCGGAACCACGCCGAAGGTGGCCCTGCTCTCGCACTCGAACTTCGGGACCTCGTCGCAGCCATCGGCGGAAAAGATGCGCCACGCCCTGGAGCTGATCCAGGATCGGGACCCGGCCCTCGAGGTCGAGGGCGAGATGCACGGCGATGCGGCGATCTCCGAGGAGGTGCGGCGGCGCATCTTCCCCGATGCGCAGCTGGAGGGCGAAGCGAACCTGCTGATCATGCCCGGGCTGGACGCCGCCAACATCTCCTTCAATCTGCTCAAGGCGACCACCGACAGTGTCTCGGTGGGGCCGATCCTGCTCGGGACCGCCAAGCCGGCCCACCTGCTAACGCCGTCCTCGACGGTCCGGGCCATCGTCAACCTCACCGCCCTGTCGGTGGTCGAGGCGCAGATGACCGAGGCTGTGGACGCCGGGAAGCAGACGTAG
- a CDS encoding alpha/beta fold hydrolase, producing MREPVQLSLTTRGAGAPLLLLHGLYGSGGNLNRFTRRFAADYRVLTPDLRNHGRSPHRPGMDYPALATDVEALLDREGVERVAVLGHSMGGKVAMTLALTRPRRVAAVVAADIAPVAYRHEHATVIAALQRVDVAGAASRREVDAALAAEITSPAVRQFLLTNLVPAAGGGYQWRIPLQLLAEAVPDIQGFPDLAGTYDGPALFLYGTASDYFDPVRHRDAAAGYFPAAEFEALEGAGHWLHAEQPEAFAAAVERFLARTYPAR from the coding sequence ATGCGCGAACCGGTGCAACTCTCCCTGACCACCCGCGGTGCGGGGGCGCCGCTGCTCCTGCTCCACGGCCTCTACGGCAGTGGCGGCAACCTCAACCGCTTCACCCGCCGCTTCGCCGCTGACTACCGGGTGTTGACCCCGGATCTGCGCAACCACGGCCGGTCACCGCATCGGCCGGGCATGGACTACCCGGCACTGGCCACCGATGTGGAGGCGCTGCTCGATCGCGAGGGTGTTGAGCGGGTGGCCGTGCTGGGCCACTCCATGGGCGGCAAGGTGGCCATGACCCTCGCCCTGACCCGGCCTCGGCGGGTGGCGGCGGTGGTCGCCGCAGACATCGCTCCGGTGGCCTACCGGCACGAGCACGCCACCGTGATCGCCGCCCTGCAACGGGTCGATGTGGCCGGGGCCGCCAGTCGGCGCGAGGTGGATGCCGCCCTGGCGGCCGAGATCACGTCGCCGGCGGTCCGCCAGTTCCTGCTGACCAACCTGGTCCCTGCCGCCGGGGGTGGTTACCAGTGGCGTATCCCGTTGCAGCTCCTCGCCGAGGCGGTGCCGGATATACAGGGTTTTCCGGATCTGGCGGGTACTTATGACGGCCCGGCACTGTTCCTCTATGGAACGGCCTCTGACTACTTCGACCCGGTCCGGCACCGGGATGCCGCGGCCGGGTATTTTCCGGCGGCCGAGTTCGAGGCCCTGGAGGGCGCTGGTCACTGGCTGCACGCCGAGCAGCCCGAGGCCTTCGCGGCTGCCGTGGAGCGTTTCCTGGCGCGGACCTACCCGGCCCGGTAG